Proteins co-encoded in one Chionomys nivalis chromosome 6, mChiNiv1.1, whole genome shotgun sequence genomic window:
- the Ppp2r2c gene encoding protein phosphatase 2, regulatory subunit B, gamma isoform X2, with translation MPSHRMPSEADIISTVEFNHTGELLATGDKGGRVVIFQREPESKNAPHSQGEYDVYSTFQSHEPEFDYLKSLEIEEKINKIKWLPQQNAAHSLLSTNDKTIKLWKITERDKRPEGYNLKDEEGKLKDLSTVTSLQVPVLKPMDLMVEVSPRRIFANGHTYHINSISVNSDCETYMSADDLRINLWHLAITDRSFNIVDIKPANMEDLTEVITASEFHPHHCNLFVYSSSKGSLRLCDMRAAALCDKHSKLFEEPEDPSNRSFFSEIISSVSDVKFSHSGRYMLTRDYLTVKVWDLNMEARPIETYQVHDYLRSKLCSLYESDCIFDKFECAWNGSDSVIMTGAYNNFFRMFDRNTKRDVTLEASRESSKPRAVLKPRRVCVGGKRRRDDISVDSLDFTKKILHTAWHPAENIIAIAATNNLYIFQDKVNSDMH, from the exons AGTAAGAACGCGCCTCACAGCCAGGGTGAGTACGATGTGTACAGCACCTTCCAGAGCCATGAGCCCGAGTTTGACTACCTGAAGAGCTTGGAGATCGAGGAGAAGATCAACAAGATCAAATGGCTCCCGCAGCAGAACGCCGCGCACTCGCTGCTGTCCACCAATG ATAAAACTATTAAATTATGGAAGATCACCGAACGAGACAAGAGGCCCGAGGGCTACAACCTGAAGGATGAGGAGGGGAAATTGAAAGACCTGTCCACGGTGACATCGCTGCAG GTGCCTGTGCTGAAGCCCATGGACCTGATGGTGGAGGTGAGCCCGAGGAGGATCTTTGCCAATGGCCACACTTACCATATCAACTCCATCTCAGTCAACAGCGACTGTGAGACATACATGTCGGCGGATGACCTGCGCATCAACCTCTGGCACCTGGCCATCACTGATAGGAGCTTTA ATATCGTCGACATCAAGCCAGCCAACATGGAAGACCTCACGGAGGTGATCACAGCATCCGAGTTCCATCCCCACCATTGCAACCTCTTTGTCTACAGCAGCAGCAAGGGTTCCCTGCGTCTCTGTGACATGCGGGCAGCTGCCCTGTGCGACAAGCACTCTAAGC TCTTTGAAGAGCCCGAGGACCCCAGCAACCGCTCTTTCTTCTCAGAGATCATCTCCTCGGTGTCCGACGTGAAGTTCAGCCACAGTGGGCGCTACATGCTCACAAGGGATTACCTCACGGTCAAGGTCTGGGACTTGAACATGGAGGCGAGGCCCATAGAGACCTACCAG gTCCACGACTACCTGCGGAGTAAGCTCTGCTCCCTGTATGAGAGTGACTGCATCTTTGACAAGTTTGAGTGTGCGTGGAATGGGAGTGACAG tGTCATCATGACAGGGGCCTACAACAACTTCTTCCGCATGTTCGACCGCAACACCAAGCGGGATGTGACCTTGGAGGCCTCCAGGGAGAGCAGCAAACCCAGGGCAGTGCTCAAGCCCCGGCGCGTGTGTGTGGGTGGCAAGCGGCGGCGTGATGACATCAGCGTGGACAGCTTGGACTTCACCAAGAAGATCCTGCACACGGCCTGGCACCCAGCCGAGAATATCATCGCCATTGCGGCCACCAACAACCTGTACATCTTCCAGGATAAGGTCAATTCTGACATGCACTAG